Below is a genomic region from Equus caballus isolate H_3958 breed thoroughbred chromosome X, TB-T2T, whole genome shotgun sequence.
GGTCACCAGGGCCCACACATCCTAGTTTTGAGGCTGGGTTAGTGCACCACCAGATATTCTCACGATCACAGCTCACATTGCTAACCCCTCTCCACAAGTGGAAACAGCAGGAGAGCCCCTTCCACTTGCAATGTACCTCTCACACCTTCTACTGAGAAAGCTCAACATGTTCTTACTGTAAAGGAGAAATGCCCAAAGGAATTCTGTCCATTATCACAGAGCATGTGTTGAagggtgaatttggagctgagaggcaatagATCGATAACTGGAACCACCCATCCCTTTGGTTACTCAGCTTCCATATGCACCCTTCTACATACATTTGCACTCCCTTACAGCAGCAAAACTCCATATTCCTACCTAAAAGATACACCAGTCCTTTTACCCATTATCACTGTTCCCCCAAGTTAGATGACTCAGAGTTCGAAGCTTAATTAATTATTCCTCAAATTCAGGCAGGCACCAATTGGATATTCTGTTACCTAAAGACTAAATTGTAAAGTTCACCTCCAATAACTTGTGCataaactaaaaaatagaaatcagGGTAGAGGAAAAGAATGGTGAGTATATACAAATAGACACACAAATATAATAAATGTAGAGAAAATATGCAAAGCGACTAGAGCCCTTGTTTCTGGAATTGGTCTCAAGGTCCTAGTTCTTCAATTATCAATTACAATTTTCCCTCACCCTCGGCTAAAACCTCAGATGCTTTGGATTCTTTACCTGGTAGGGTGACCAAAACCATTCCCCAAAGGTCTGAGTCCTGAATCATCCTGCTTTTTTGTTCTCATGATAGTTTTCCATTAACTTTTACTATTGTGTGGTAGGCAGAGAAAGGGCCCCACaaaaatgtccacatcctaacccttAGAACCTGTGAATTTATTCTTACAAGACAGATGGGAATAAAGGCTGCAAATCAACTGATCTgaaaaatagggagattatcctggattatttggcTAGGCCAAGTCTCACTATGGTTCTTGAAagtgaaagaggaaggcagaagacgGAGAACCAAATATGGCAATGTGAGGACTCAGCCCGACATTGCTGGATTGGAAGGTGGAGGGATGAagctatgagccaaggaatgtgggcagcctctagaagctgggaaaggcaaggagaCAGAGTCCCCTTCAAACATCCAGAAGGATTGTAACCCtgccaaaatcttttttttttttttttttttttggtgaggaagattgtccctgagttaacatctgtaacaatcttcctctactttgtatgtgggatgctgtaaaggcttgatgagcagtgtgtaggtccacacctgggactggaacctgcaaaccccgggctgccaaagcagagcatgcgaacttaactactacaccactgggccagcccctcaacatcttgattttagcccagtgataCCCATCTCAgactcctgacctccagaactataagataataaatttgtgttgttttaagccattaagtttgtggtaatttgttacgaaagcaatagaaaactaatacactgagTGTCAAAGAAAGTTTTCATATCCATGGATTACCTGGAAACCTGATCTGTAAATTAGAGAGCCAATTAAAATCCATAATAAATAACAGCCACTGAGTCactgaaaaattcttttaatctttaatttgAAATAACAATATAACAGGGTAGATGGTATACAGCTACTCATTATGCACTCAGAATTCCTTCTGACAGGGCAATGATCAATTCCACCCCACCCATCTGTCCAGGAGGACAGATCCTCCGTCCAGGATACCCCAAACACCTTCTTCACCTTTTGATTTGCCCTGCATTTGGAAGTGCTACATGCTGAAGAGCAGCATACTCAGGATGTATAATACTCTATAAGTCAcactcaaaatttttaaatgttctaaaactaCCGGCATCCTCGTTCtcctttcaaaacaaaataacttttcCCACACTCTTAATAAAACTCTTGCTTCGATGCCCGTGTAACTGGACTTAGATTTAACTATTCTAGAGAAGACAAGAGGCTGAAATTGGGAAAGCAAATTGTCATTCCAGTCCTCTAAATGTCACTCCAGCCTTATCCTCCAATCTCTCCAGCGGCTGAAGTACTACAAAAGTTAAACAAATCTCTCATTATTGTGTGTGCAACACTTTCTTCCATGAGAGTGATTAATTCAATCTAGGAAACTCCCCATTATCTCCCTTAGCAATCTTCAGGTCCCATTCAGACCTCCTTCTAGATGCactgttttctaaatataattccCAAACTTGGCAGTCTGCTTTTCCCCTTAGAGGGCATTTTCTAACTTCCCACACCACTAAATTTCGGTTTACCCCTTTAAAGGCCTCTGGGATTAAGAGCATCAATAAGCTCTTGGATTAATACAGCTGTACTAAGACCATACCCCATAAACAAGGGGGAACACCCATATTTGCAAAGGTGGGACCAAAAATTCAATCCCTCTCTGTGATGGGAGAAAGCCTCTTAGTACAAGTCATTTGTTTATAACAAAGGTACAACACGTTACAGATTCACTGCCTCGAAGGCAGGAAGAGGCTACATTACAGAGACGGCATGTGCTTACCATCAGAATTACTAAATTCCTGAATAATACTGAGTCCCTAAAAAATACATCTAGGAACCAGGAGACTTTTACCCAGAAGGAGATCACATCCAGGTGCAAGTTTTTTTGACACTGTATCAAATCAATAACAAGTATGACTTTCAAATTGTACAAGTCCACTTTAAAGTATGTATTGTTTACTACTATGCTGTAaggcacagaaaaataaaagaaatctggaaTTAGTCTTGTAATGCTGAATGCAAAAGATTGTTCACGGCTTCAGATAAAGTTCTGGTAATCAATGTTCCTTTGAGACAATGCCAGTGTCCCTCTGAGAAGATCAAAATGGCACAGTGGGCTCAGATCACCAGGAACAGCTTGTGGCATGTGAACAGGGAAAATAGGTCAATTTCTTGAAGGCAAATCAATTCCATTCTCAAGGTTTAAGCTTGAGGGTATATGCTCCTTTGGcactaaggaaaagagagagtatGGCAAACAATTTGGAGATTTGACCCAGCATTTAGTCTCGTCTCTATACGCCCAAGAGGATTCATGAGTTACTAGCTTCATTTACTGTTTATTGGCAGGACCCCAGCAACCATTTTTTTATTGCCAGGACCTCAGCAAATGgctgtggttttttttctttcttgggctAGGActccagaaattatttttttccatcaaaTTGCCGAGTATGATCAGCAGAAgagtgattttgtgtgtgtgtgatttgacTTGAATAAGTTTACAAAGGAAAGGCATCCATGAATATAAGCAGCAAAAAATGCAATCAAATCCCTTTACATAATATAAACAATTCAAATGTACAACAGCAAAATACACCAAAATACTCTATATACTAGTCGTGGCTCTCTGACCTTTTCAAGCATCAGAATCTCCATCAAGTTGCTGCGCCCCGTCCAGAGTTTCTGAATTGTGGGTCTGTgatctaagaatttttttattcctaACAAGTTCCTCCATACTCCTGATGCTGCACTTAAAAGCCACTGCATTAGAATAAGGAAAGCACAATGATAGCCTAATAGGGGAAAATTAATGCTTATCAGCTGGGACTATGGGATTGAGGTATCTGTATCAGGGTTAGAATGGAGATTTCTCCATAAGTGTTTCTGCTTGAACTTTGCCCCTGGATGCTAACTGCCTCTTCATCATTGGCTAGATGGAAGTTATCCTTCCATGGAGGAAGTGGTAGCCAGTGAGGCAGTCAAGCAGATCTGTGCAGCCAGGAGTCTGTTCTTCTTATTCCCCCTGAGGGGTCTCCCCTGCCTTTGCGTTACTAGACCGGaacttctcttcccttcccaacAGCTCTTCAAAGATCTCATTGTGCATGTAAAAGAAGATGTACCCTGTGCAAAGCCTAGCCTCCTGCATCAGAGCCTCTTGGATACTTGATACCTGCAGATCATTGTAAGTGAACCAGACTTGTCTCTCAAAGTCATAGGCATCGCTGATATAATGGCCTGAATTTGGGGTCTGCCCGAGATGGCTGACCACACCAATGAGTTGATAGGCATGTCTGTCTCTGATCTcggcatttctttttggtttcttggCTTTGGTTTCTGTCTTCTCCTTATCTAAAACGTCTTTGTTTCCAGGGTTTTTATTGGAACCCAATGCACCTAGGGAACTCACATTGGCCTCCTGGAGAGTTACTTCTGTAGGTCTTCTAAGCTTCTCCGTGTGCCACTGGGCATCTGGCTCTGGAAGGCTTTCAAGCAGTGCCTGCCGAAGGGCTTGTTCATAGATTCTCATCCTTTTACACTGCTGGATCTGTTTAGCCACTTTTGGGTATCCTTCTGGAATTCTGGCTTTTTTATCTTCAGAAAAATCTTTAGTAGTCTCGGTGGCACTCTCAAAATCTACAAACATACGggttttctcatatttctttagTTTAAGATGTTCAAGCACTTCCTGAGGATGAACACGTGTATCTGGACCACTGTGAGATTTGCCTTCCCCTTCATGGGTCAGAGAAAAGGAGGTGTCTTCCAGACCCATCATTAAGCTAGCTGCTAACAGCTCTTTTTCAATGATTGTTCCATGCCCCGAGTTTAACAATTTGGACTCTATTATATTCAGTTTAGAATATTTTCCCAGGTCTTTTTGCTGCTGTTCTCTGCTTGTTCCTTTATTGAGAATTTGGTATTTTTGTGGTTCAGACTCTTTGCCTGATCCAGCATGTGGAGTCAGGGAAGACTTGGATTCCAAGGTCAACTTCGTTGAAGCTGTCAATGAACTGATGGCTTCAGAATGtatcttttgaaagatttttaagatTTGGAGATCCCTAATATGTGCATTCTTGTTCAAGGGAAGAGGTGGTTTGGTACTTTCATTGCAATGAGAAGacaatttcaaatatttggaaataatgatTTCCTGGTCATCCTTCCTTAATGAGCAAAACTCATTAAAGCTATAGCGTTTCAGATGAATAATAAGGACCCTGGGTAGCCTACTGAATTTGTGCACTGCAACAGACCTCCTGTGCTTACACTTCTCACATTTATACTCAAGCTCTTCCACTCCAAAGAAAAGATCAAAAGTAGATTGAATAGATAAAGGAACTGCTTTTGGTCCCTGGGGAAGGTTGACAGAGAGATAATTATTCACTTCTGTCCTGAGAACAACTCTACCACAGGCTTTACAAATAATAGAGCGCAGCAACTCGAACTCAAAATTCGTGACGACAGGACAAACGAGCACTTCGGTGGCAGCACTGCTAGCAAAAACCTGTTGAGGTGAGTTTTCTTCCTCAGATTCACTTCTAGCCTTCCAAATAGTGTTTATTCTTCCTATGTTCTCTTTCATCTGATCTAAACAGTGACCTAAAAACTCATGAGCATCATTCTGTATGTTGCCAGAGAATATCTTTGCAACTGCtgaaatgatctttttaataCTCATAAGTAACTTCTCCttgatttttatgttataaatatctttcaaaacaaGCAGCTGTGCCAAGCACATGCTAAGAACATCAAGGGGAATTTTACTCCATGGGAAACCCTGATTGAGTAAATCATCAGCAAATGATGGAATCGAAAATAGGGACTGTAAAACTGCATTCATGTAACAGGTGTTTCCCAAATTGGGAAGGCCTTCCCATACTTTTTCTGGGTAAATTTCGAAGCTCATCTTGAGTTTCTGCCACTCTGGCTCATCCTCACTATACTTTGGTTCCAAAAGAAATGCCAAATACATTTTCTGATACAGAATTCGGGGAAGACTAGTGCCATCTATGTAGGGGTTTCCAGTGAAATTGCTCTTGAGTGAAAATCCACATTTCTTATTCTCTCGCGACTCTTTTAACctcaattttttcttctcattgtgGCTTACATACCTCAAGAGACTTGTCTTGGATTTCTTGTTTCCGATGGAGTTACTCTGTTTTGGGATGTCCTCATTCGTCTCTGAAGCAGACGAtagtttccttttccctttctcacATCGATTTTCTAATAACTCTTCGCAGGTACGTGTTGGTAATTTTGATGTAAACAAAGGCATCTTCTGGAGGTCAGGTATTCCAGTTCCTTCTCCTGTCTCATAAGATCCACTACTTGACTTCTTACACACTTTGTGAAATGAAGTTTTGTTAATTTCCTTCTGTATTGTCCTGCTAGCAAAGACACCCCCAACCCTATCAGGTCTCATGGGTAGTTCATTATTTTTACGGAAACTCTCCAGGAACATCTTCAACTCTTTACCATCTCTCAAGgataatttttcaataaataagaagtcatcattttggaaaattaaattcagCTGATTTTCGTTTTCTCCATAGGATCTAAAGaccacatttttaatattaactaGCTGAAAAGTTGTATATTCTCCAGTGTTAAAAGAGACCACCAGAATAACTTTCTTCTTGTCTTCCACTGTTCGAATGTATGCTTCTTTCGTCTTAGACATCCTAATATTCCCACTCCATATTTGGGCAAAGCCATGTACAATTAGAGGAGCCATGCtttctttacaaataaaatacacGAATTATTGACAATCTTGAAGTTTCGCTTTGTTTTGCAAGTTCACCTGTAGAGACAACACCAAAGAAATGGTTCTTTAGTTCTCTATACAGAATGATCCTGTTTCTAATGTTGGTTTTATTCCAGAGCCTCTTCCGGTTCTAGATATCCACCTCTTTAGTGATAAACCCAATACCCTTCAAGAGCTGTCCATGGTTGAATGAGGCAACCAAGGCAAGGGTGCTACtggaaaacatcaagaaaactTATTTAGGTTATCAGAAAAATGCCTGGACAGAACTCATACTCTACTCCCATACCCTAAATCTCCTTTCCACTGCAATACTAGATTCCATTCTGATTAATTGCCCTACTTCAACCGAAATCATTAAATGTTTGACTTTCAACACATAGCCAAAGAGCATAATGAACAGTGTGTCTCAAGTGTATGCATATAATATGCTAATCCTACTGTCATAGAATGACCCCACCGGGCAACcacaataaatgaataagaaagtgagaGGCACTACCTGGCCCTCGACCCAATTAATAGATGAATAGCTCTTGATGTCCAGAAATCTAGAAGACTTCATACTCAGGCCACTAAAAGTAGATTGATCTACCTCATTCCACATCTAGTTATGGTCCTTTCTTTCATGCGGCACTAGTGGAGGCCCTCACATTCTACCCCATGTGGGGGCCTAAACTACCACTGTGTAAAGTATGTCCCAAAGAACTGGCTACCTCCAGCTCCAACAAGCCAAGATTACGTGGTATGTTCTAAGCAACCCCATTCTTATTATAAGTGCAGGGTAATTGAAAATTTAAAGCCATGCTGAGCTAGACCACAAAAAACTTATCACAATTCTGAAAGTTGGTTAAAATGACGACTGAGACTCAGTTCAAGATTGTGTTTACTATGCTTTACTATTGAACAAGCAAACACACAGCATAAAGAATTTACAAGAAACAGGATATGACGAGTGGAGTTTCCTGTTGGTTCTAGTGCTGGCTTCACAGTTCCTATGGAGGCATGCTCAAAGTTTCAAGGTCAGTATAATCCATGCAGAGTGAAGAATGCCCCAGGTTCAAAATGGAAGAAACCAATGGCCTGGCGCCCTTTTGGCCATTATACCAGAGGTAAAACCAAGTCAGCATTCAAGGGTCTATTATTAACATATATAAATTTCTTATTAAGTCCCAATTAACcaatttctactttctgttttttaatgcATCATCATATGGTCTATAGAAAAACTGGTTATTGTCAACGTGGGTGAATTATGTACTAAACAACACCATCTCTAGGATCTTTAGTCCTGCTTCCCTCATACCTGCAAGTATGTTTTTATTCACCTGTCTAAAATAGAATCACCGGTAGATTCCCTGGGTCAGCCAGACTGAGGAGAACTGTCATGAGGCCTTACAGTAAATCTGGGCCATCAACATAGGCAACGGGAAAATCACATGCAATACCTTCTAGCAGGCCTTGGGTCTTATGCTCTCTTTCCCAGAAAATACTATCTGAACACCTTCAGTACATACCTAGCCATCTATAGACAAGTACAAGGCATTTTCGGCTAATTACAGGACTGGACAAATGAGCATGAGATGTTTGTGTTCCAGATTACATGGAATTCAGATGGTAAAGGAACCATTTTTATAATCACGGTCTAGCACTGTCCTTTCTCAGATTGGCTAGAATTGCTTCCACATTCTCCTCCAATTGATTACATTTTACAGCTAACATGAAGTACCTGATATTTACCTCCCACAAGCTAAATTAGGTCTGGTCATTTCTGGCTTGAGAACTTCACCGCCATCCATTCTGAACTTCAGTCCAAGGACTCCCAAACAAGTTCTGAGGTTTTTGCAAACACATAATTCATGAAGACATCTTAGCACCTTTTAATTAGCCTCACAAAGCGATAAATCTGTAACCCCAATTCTTTACATGTTAATACTTCCAAGTACACAGTGTGCTTCACGACAAGCCAGATGCCTCTGGAGATTCTGCTCAGTATCCTGCGAGGTCTCTAACATCGCTCTAGCAGAAAGTAAGTAAAAGGAGACAGTAAGACAGCAAATCCGATGATGTAGGGAAGGAGAAGATCCCACCAGGTTATGAGGAATAGCACCAGGACAGTGCACTGAGATCACCACAGTCTATAGGTAAGAATTCAAGGCAGAACTGAAAACTTAACCTACCGCTAAGTGTTCCAACAATATGACAGAGAAGATCAACCAAAAAAGCCCCACATGGGCAACTCTGCTTGTCATCCTATATCAACTACAAATGGTTGAAAAATACAGAATCTCCAGCCAAATGTCCCACCTTTCCAAAAACATCTTGAACATCCTATGTGAGCACTCACGAAACTTGTGCTAACGTGTTCAAGGCAAGGACAAACTCTTGAGTGCCAAGTAAGCAAAGGAACCATTCCCAAAGTCCTAACTGCTCTAAGATGACATTAAAATGGGTTTCAGATACACTGCTACTCCCTAACAACCAAGATATCATGCTGTTGGTAATGAATATTTCTCCCTAAAATAGAATGGCTCCTTCCAATGGCCAACAGCATAAGCCCATTGGTATTGAGCACTGTACAAATATGTTCAAAAAGACAATGTTTAGTGATCTTCCTGACAAATATTTACCATTAAGCCAAGCCTAAACCTTAGACTATGGTATCAGAGATCAATGCCCCCGCCACCTGCTTCTTTCATACTTAGCCCTCCAAAGGATACACCAGTGACTCCAAAGAAGTTATATTAGTGACTAGCATCCCACTGACACCATGGTTAACTCTAGAGCACCTGGCTCACTGACAAAAGTACGTGTAAGAATAACAATTCCCTGCCCATCAT
It encodes:
- the USP26 gene encoding ubiquitin carboxyl-terminal hydrolase 26 isoform X1, with the translated sequence MAPLIVHGFAQIWSGNIRMSKTKEAYIRTVEDKKKVILVVSFNTGEYTTFQLVNIKNVVFRSYGENENQLNLIFQNDDFLFIEKLSLRDGKELKMFLESFRKNNELPMRPDRVGGVFASRTIQKEINKTSFHKVCKKSSSGSYETGEGTGIPDLQKMPLFTSKLPTRTCEELLENRCEKGKRKLSSASETNEDIPKQSNSIGNKKSKTSLLRYVSHNEKKKLRLKESRENKKCGFSLKSNFTGNPYIDGTSLPRILYQKMYLAFLLEPKYSEDEPEWQKLKMSFEIYPEKVWEGLPNLGNTCYMNAVLQSLFSIPSFADDLLNQGFPWSKIPLDVLSMCLAQLLVLKDIYNIKIKEKLLMSIKKIISAVAKIFSGNIQNDAHEFLGHCLDQMKENIGRINTIWKARSESEEENSPQQVFASSAATEVLVCPVVTNFEFELLRSIICKACGRVVLRTEVNNYLSVNLPQGPKAVPLSIQSTFDLFFGVEELEYKCEKCKHRRSVAVHKFSRLPRVLIIHLKRYSFNEFCSLRKDDQEIIISKYLKLSSHCNESTKPPLPLNKNAHIRDLQILKIFQKIHSEAISSLTASTKLTLESKSSLTPHAGSGKESEPQKYQILNKGTSREQQQKDLGKYSKLNIIESKLLNSGHGTIIEKELLAASLMMGLEDTSFSLTHEGEGKSHSGPDTRVHPQEVLEHLKLKKYEKTRMFVDFESATETTKDFSEDKKARIPEGYPKVAKQIQQCKRMRIYEQALRQALLESLPEPDAQWHTEKLRRPTEVTLQEANVSSLGALGSNKNPGNKDVLDKEKTETKAKKPKRNAEIRDRHAYQLIGVVSHLGQTPNSGHYISDAYDFERQVWFTYNDLQVSSIQEALMQEARLCTGYIFFYMHNEIFEELLGREEKFRSSNAKAGETPQGE
- the USP26 gene encoding ubiquitin carboxyl-terminal hydrolase 26 (The RefSeq protein has 5 substitutions compared to this genomic sequence), encoding MAPLIVHGFAQIWSGNIRMSKTKEAYIRTVEEKKKVILVVSFNTGEYTTFQLVNIKNVVFRSYGENENQLNLIFQNDDFLFIEKLSLRDGKELKMFLESFRKNNELPMRPDRVGGVFASRTIQKEINKTSFHKVCKKSSSGSYETGEGTGIPDLQKMPLFTSKLPTRTCEELLENRCEKGKRKLSSASETNEDIPKQSNSIGNKKSKTSLLRYVSHNEKKKLRLKESRENKKCGFSLKSNFTGNPYIDGTSLPRILYQKMYLAFLLEPKYSEDEPEWQKLKMSFEIYPEKVWEGLPNLGNTCYMNAVLQSLFSIPSFADDLLNQGFPWSKIPLDVLSMCLAQLLVLKDIYNIKIKEKLLMSIKKIISAVAKIFSGNIQNDAHEFLGHCLDQMKENIGRINTIWKARSESEEENSPQQVFASSAATEVLVCPVVTNFEFELLRSIICKACGRVVLRTEVNNYLSVNLPQGPKAVPLSIQSTFDLFFGVEELEYKCEKCKHRRSVAVHKFSRLPRVLIIHLKRYSFNEFCSLRKDDQEIIISKYLKLSSHCNESTKPPLPLNKNAHIRDLQILKIFQKIHSEAISSLTASTKLTLESKSSLTPHAGSGKESEPQKYQILNKGTSREQQQKDLGKYSKLNIIESKLLNSGHGTIIEKELLAASLMMGLEDTSFSLTHEGEGKSHSGPDTRVHPQEVLEHLKLKKYEKTRMFVDFESATETTKDFSEDKKARIPEGYPKVAKQIQQCKRMRIYEQALRQALLESLPEPDAQWHTEKLRRPTEVTLQEANVSSLGALGSNKNPGNKDVLDKEKTETKAKKPKRNAEIRDRHAYQLIGVVSHLGQTPNSGHYISDAYDFERQVWFTYNDLLVSSIQEALMQEARLCTGYIFFYMHNEIFEELVGREEKFQSSNANAGETPQGE